One Blastocatellia bacterium DNA segment encodes these proteins:
- a CDS encoding M14 family zinc carboxypeptidase: MKRFVATILCGISFMLSSTWPAALADAFDFYARGPYRPSVPRPSQLLGYEPGEFHTDFRGMERVIFAIAQAASDRVRVIEYGQSYERRPLRLLLISAPENMNRLEEIRARVQKLADPRRLSSPEEAAAIIRTTPVVVWLNYANDGNESAAFEAALQVAYHFAASEEPKTRTLLENALIIINPAHNPESHERFVAWYNAFAVGAEDRFAYEHNAPWGLSTNNNHYQIDLNRDALASTQIETQALMRAYLQWNPQVFVDHHGQTTNFFFPPPAAPVNANLPKAYHEWMEIFGRGNAEAFDRQGWAYFVRDVFDLFYPGYWDSWPSLNGAIGMTYETDGGGSLGLRWRREDGALVTLRDGIAKHFLASLATVETAVRYRERLLQYFYDFKRTAIEEGARGPMRRFVLLPGNDPGRAAELVATLLRAGIEVHVAQEAFSSRAARDYLTKTTTARSFPVGAFLVDLAQPQMRLAKTLLEPEAELDPQFVKRQLEIRERNERRGKNVPKERYEFYDVTAWSLPLAFGVEAYWTEDAPRVRSALLTLDDAGRVVTSDDRKPIVTGGVTGRATSAYVFSYETNAAARLAFALLNEGYKIAVSTKPLRVDGRDFPRGTLVVPIERNPESVHERIATLAREYGVNVYAAASAYADRGDTGIGSPAVIPLRKPKIIVIVGDGVSVTNFGAIWFLFERRFGIPFTPMTLASLQRAHIFEYDVILFPDGNPSVYRTILGDRGIDRLKRWVNEGGVLIGIGGAAELFTQKGIELTTSRVLGAEEEALPSPGASAPSPASAQTPADKSARPLPVPGAILRATVDRHHFLTFGYDAEHLPVLVNGARFFTRSRDGANVVTFEGKELHLSGFIWPNNTVELLSGTAYLIHEPTGRGHVILYAQDPNFRLFWHSLTRLFLNSVLFAPSLR; the protein is encoded by the coding sequence ATGAAACGATTCGTTGCGACGATCCTGTGTGGGATCTCCTTCATGCTCTCTTCCACATGGCCTGCGGCCCTCGCCGACGCCTTCGATTTCTACGCGCGAGGGCCTTATCGCCCGTCGGTTCCGCGCCCATCGCAGCTGCTCGGATATGAACCGGGCGAATTCCACACGGACTTCCGCGGAATGGAGCGCGTCATCTTCGCCATCGCGCAAGCGGCCTCTGATCGCGTGCGCGTGATCGAATACGGGCAGAGCTACGAGCGGCGTCCTCTCCGTCTGCTCCTCATCAGTGCGCCGGAGAATATGAATCGGCTCGAGGAGATCCGAGCGCGCGTTCAAAAGCTCGCTGACCCCCGGCGGCTCAGCTCTCCGGAGGAGGCGGCGGCCATCATTCGCACGACGCCCGTCGTCGTCTGGCTGAATTACGCCAACGATGGCAACGAATCGGCCGCTTTCGAAGCGGCGTTGCAGGTCGCCTATCACTTCGCCGCGAGCGAGGAGCCAAAGACACGAACGCTTTTAGAGAATGCCCTGATCATCATCAACCCCGCCCATAATCCCGAGAGTCACGAGCGTTTCGTCGCCTGGTACAACGCTTTCGCCGTCGGAGCCGAGGATCGTTTCGCTTACGAACACAACGCCCCCTGGGGGCTCTCGACGAACAACAATCACTATCAGATTGACCTCAATCGCGATGCCTTGGCGAGCACGCAGATCGAAACCCAAGCCCTCATGCGCGCCTATCTGCAGTGGAATCCGCAGGTCTTCGTAGATCATCATGGTCAGACGACGAACTTCTTCTTCCCGCCGCCGGCCGCTCCCGTGAATGCGAATCTCCCGAAGGCGTATCACGAGTGGATGGAAATATTCGGACGGGGCAATGCCGAAGCTTTCGATCGTCAAGGGTGGGCGTATTTCGTCCGAGACGTCTTCGACCTCTTCTATCCGGGATATTGGGACAGTTGGCCTTCGCTCAACGGAGCGATCGGCATGACCTATGAGACCGATGGAGGTGGAAGTCTGGGGCTACGTTGGCGGCGCGAGGATGGAGCTCTCGTGACCCTGCGCGATGGGATCGCGAAACATTTCCTCGCGAGCTTGGCGACGGTGGAGACGGCGGTCCGCTATCGCGAACGCTTGCTTCAATACTTCTACGACTTCAAGCGCACGGCGATCGAAGAGGGCGCGCGCGGTCCAATGCGACGGTTCGTCCTCCTGCCAGGGAACGATCCGGGGCGGGCAGCGGAACTCGTCGCGACACTTTTGCGCGCGGGGATCGAAGTCCACGTGGCTCAGGAGGCCTTCTCCTCGCGCGCGGCGCGCGACTATCTGACCAAGACGACGACGGCGCGCTCGTTCCCCGTGGGCGCGTTCCTGGTGGACTTGGCGCAGCCGCAAATGCGCTTGGCGAAGACGTTGCTTGAACCCGAAGCCGAGTTGGACCCGCAGTTCGTCAAGCGCCAATTGGAGATCCGCGAGCGGAACGAGCGACGGGGTAAGAATGTTCCGAAGGAGCGCTATGAGTTTTACGATGTGACAGCATGGTCCCTGCCCCTGGCTTTCGGCGTCGAAGCCTATTGGACCGAAGACGCGCCACGCGTGCGCTCCGCCCTGCTGACGCTTGATGACGCTGGGCGCGTGGTCACAAGCGATGATCGGAAGCCGATCGTCACGGGCGGCGTTACCGGTCGCGCGACGTCGGCCTACGTGTTCTCCTATGAGACGAACGCGGCGGCGCGCTTGGCCTTCGCCTTACTCAACGAAGGATACAAGATTGCTGTTTCAACGAAGCCCTTGCGCGTGGACGGTCGCGATTTCCCGCGTGGCACGCTCGTCGTCCCCATCGAGCGCAATCCCGAATCCGTGCACGAGCGCATCGCCACCCTCGCCCGCGAATATGGCGTGAACGTCTACGCGGCAGCGAGCGCATACGCGGATCGCGGTGACACGGGGATTGGATCGCCGGCTGTCATCCCCCTGCGAAAGCCTAAGATCATCGTCATCGTTGGAGATGGCGTCTCCGTTACAAACTTCGGCGCGATCTGGTTCCTCTTCGAACGACGGTTCGGCATCCCCTTCACTCCAATGACGCTCGCCTCGCTGCAACGTGCTCACATTTTCGAGTACGACGTGATCCTCTTCCCCGATGGCAATCCCTCGGTCTATCGCACGATCCTGGGAGATCGGGGTATTGATCGGCTCAAGCGATGGGTGAACGAAGGCGGCGTGCTCATCGGAATCGGAGGCGCGGCAGAGCTTTTCACACAGAAAGGGATCGAACTAACGACTTCCCGCGTCCTCGGCGCTGAGGAAGAAGCGCTTCCTTCGCCAGGAGCGAGCGCCCCTAGCCCCGCATCAGCCCAGACGCCAGCCGATAAGTCGGCGCGTCCTCTTCCTGTTCCTGGAGCGATCTTACGAGCCACGGTGGATCGGCATCACTTTCTGACGTTCGGATACGACGCTGAGCATCTGCCCGTCCTCGTGAATGGGGCGCGCTTCTTCACCCGCAGCCGAGACGGAGCGAACGTTGTCACCTTCGAGGGCAAAGAGCTACATCTGAGCGGCTTCATCTGGCCTAACAATACGGTGGAACTTTTGAGCGGGACGGCTTATCTCATTCACGAGCCGACAGGACGTGGTCACGTCATCCTCTACGCCCAGGATCCGAATTTCCGGCTCTTCTGGCATTCACTCACGCGCCTGTTCCTCAATAGCGTGCTTTTTGCGCCCTCCCTGCGATGA
- a CDS encoding DUF2914 domain-containing protein, which produces MWREGAGRRRAAWRDRWRAFLERHRKHGPLLAFVLGFVYDSVTLTRIDRWRDNLILLGYLLASGVLIAMVGRAERGRLKSPWLLRRLDLMTWGVHFFLGGLLSSYVVFYFKSAAVGRSFIFVGLLVGLMLANEFFAHRLRDLRLLLPLYFFCGSAFLTFFLPLLVRQLSAALFVLSGVLSLMLTGILSIAIFGYRPEAIRVFPVPMIVFGGLLLSYFGDVIPPIPLALKDGGIYRNVRRVGTQYEVVYREPSRWFFWRRDEREFAYAPGDAVYCFAAIFAPTAFTEQVWHYWQRRDENGRWITTDRLSYTIIGGREGGYRGYTVKRKITPGRWRVEVRTTEGRLLGRIPFAVVPASHRPKRLRIEYR; this is translated from the coding sequence GTGTGGCGCGAAGGAGCAGGCCGCCGTCGGGCGGCGTGGCGAGATCGGTGGCGCGCGTTCCTCGAGCGCCATCGAAAGCATGGGCCGCTTCTGGCCTTTGTCCTTGGATTCGTGTATGACAGTGTGACGCTCACGCGCATTGACCGGTGGCGGGATAACCTGATCTTGCTCGGATATCTGCTGGCCTCGGGCGTCCTGATCGCGATGGTGGGACGAGCCGAACGCGGACGCCTCAAATCGCCATGGCTGCTCCGACGGCTCGATCTGATGACCTGGGGGGTGCACTTCTTCCTCGGTGGTCTGCTCTCGAGCTACGTCGTCTTCTATTTCAAGAGCGCGGCCGTCGGTCGGTCGTTCATTTTCGTCGGGCTGCTCGTCGGCCTCATGCTGGCTAACGAGTTCTTCGCCCATCGGCTGCGGGATCTGAGGTTGCTCTTGCCCCTTTATTTCTTTTGCGGCTCGGCTTTCTTGACCTTCTTCCTGCCGCTCCTGGTTCGACAATTGAGCGCAGCACTCTTTGTCCTGAGTGGAGTGCTGAGCCTCATGCTGACGGGTATCCTCAGCATAGCGATCTTCGGTTACCGACCCGAGGCGATACGGGTCTTCCCCGTTCCGATGATCGTATTCGGCGGCTTGCTCCTCAGCTATTTCGGCGACGTCATCCCGCCTATTCCTTTGGCGTTGAAGGATGGAGGGATTTACCGGAATGTCCGGCGCGTGGGGACGCAGTATGAGGTCGTCTATCGAGAACCTTCGCGCTGGTTCTTCTGGCGTCGAGATGAACGCGAGTTCGCGTACGCCCCGGGTGATGCCGTCTATTGCTTCGCTGCCATCTTCGCCCCGACGGCATTCACTGAGCAGGTGTGGCACTACTGGCAGCGGCGGGATGAGAACGGCCGGTGGATCACGACGGATCGCCTCTCCTACACGATCATCGGCGGGCGCGAAGGCGGCTATCGGGGCTATACCGTGAAGCGCAAGATCACGCCTGGTCGGTGGCGCGTGGAGGTGCGCACGACTGAGGGACGGCTGCTCGGACGGATCCCCTTTGCCGTCGTCCCCGCGTCGCATCGGCCAAAACGCTTGCGGATCGAGTACCGATAG
- a CDS encoding pyridoxal phosphate-dependent aminotransferase, giving the protein MFAARTNWPTAVNELTRRVRERRERGLPILDLTESNPTRCAFEYPDEAILAPFLFPENLRYEPLPQGARSAREAIARYYAEYGAPADPERIFLTASTSEAYAFLFRLLADPGDHLLVPRPSYPLFGFLADVNDVQLDTYRLVYREGWQIDLESVRAAFRPKTRALILVNPNNPTGSFVKRREWERLRAFCAEHHLAVISDEVFLDYAYAEDPERIGTLLREESGDILVFALGGISKLLGLPQMKLAWIGIAGPEELVREALFRLEVIGDTYLSVNTPVQQALPHWMALRRAMSRQILERVLTNRQFLEENVARTERCRCLKAEGGWYAILQLADARDDEAFALELVEREGVLVHPGYFFEFQEEGHLVLSLLPPPEVFREGVRRILRQIEGE; this is encoded by the coding sequence ATGTTCGCGGCGCGGACCAATTGGCCGACGGCGGTGAATGAGCTGACGCGTCGAGTGCGTGAGCGGCGCGAGCGAGGATTGCCGATTCTGGATTTGACTGAGTCGAATCCCACGCGATGCGCCTTCGAGTATCCGGATGAGGCGATCCTTGCGCCTTTTCTCTTCCCGGAGAATTTGCGGTATGAGCCCCTCCCGCAGGGCGCGCGGTCGGCTCGCGAGGCGATCGCGCGATATTATGCGGAGTACGGAGCGCCCGCCGATCCGGAGCGGATCTTTCTGACGGCGAGCACGAGCGAAGCGTATGCGTTTCTCTTTCGATTACTGGCCGATCCGGGAGATCACCTCCTCGTCCCTCGGCCGAGTTATCCACTCTTTGGATTTCTCGCTGATGTGAACGACGTGCAGCTTGACACTTATCGGTTGGTATATCGCGAGGGATGGCAGATTGATCTCGAGAGCGTGCGAGCAGCATTTCGGCCGAAGACGCGCGCGCTCATCCTGGTGAATCCGAACAACCCGACCGGATCGTTCGTGAAGCGCCGCGAGTGGGAGCGTCTCCGCGCTTTCTGCGCGGAGCACCATCTGGCCGTGATCAGCGATGAGGTCTTTCTGGATTACGCCTATGCGGAAGATCCAGAGCGGATCGGGACCCTCCTTCGGGAGGAGAGTGGGGACATCTTGGTCTTCGCCCTTGGCGGAATCTCGAAGCTCCTTGGGCTCCCGCAAATGAAGCTCGCTTGGATTGGCATCGCTGGTCCGGAGGAGTTGGTGCGCGAGGCGCTCTTTCGGTTGGAGGTCATTGGAGACACGTATCTCTCGGTGAACACCCCGGTGCAGCAGGCCTTGCCGCACTGGATGGCGCTGCGGAGGGCGATGAGCCGACAGATCCTGGAGCGCGTGCTGACGAATCGGCAATTCTTGGAAGAGAACGTCGCTCGAACCGAACGATGTCGTTGCTTGAAGGCCGAAGGGGGATGGTATGCGATCTTGCAGCTCGCGGATGCGCGCGATGACGAGGCGTTCGCGCTTGAACTGGTGGAGCGAGAAGGGGTTTTGGTGCACCCCGGATATTTCTTCGAGTTCCAGGAGGAGGGACATCTCGTCCTCAGTCTCTTGCCTCCGCCAGAGGTCTTCCGAGAAGGCGTTCGGCGGATCCTTCGCCAAATCGAGGGAGAGTGA
- a CDS encoding carbohydrate binding family 9 domain-containing protein: MVSRSLIFAFLLMLLLGAIIKGFAQAERPRLRLSRVSSPPRLEEYLQGVRNAGEVCVSDFRQREPGDGIPVSLETTACLSYDQHHLYVVFICKDDPAKVRARLSRREAILEDDLVGVTLDTFQDRRRAYLFLANPLGIQADGIVGEGQEDDMSFDTLWYSEGRLTEDGFIVRMAIPFRSLRFPATRTQTWGIALGRIIPRLNEQAFWPYITRRVAGFLQQLATLEGLEDISPGRNWQFIPYGAFAAARFLDSGRANAPAWRAEIEGRGGMDAKFILRDAFTLDLTVNPDFSQVESDDPQVTLNQRFEVFFPEKRPFFLENAGFFQTLENLFFSRRIVDPQFGARMTGKAGRWALGALAIDDRAPGKRVAPTDPRYGQRAAIGVLRVQREFAEQSSVGVLFTRRSFLSQSNSVLALDTLLRMGRNWTFTGQIMQSFTHRDGRRFSGPAYSLDLSYSGRHFFYSGEYVDRSPRFHTQLGFIRRVDVRQMEHFVRYRWFREGKRLQSFGPNIFTLANWDRRGRLQDWVISNGFQVQFAGPTEISFRRSESFELFRDLGFRKHETSLSAATAWLRWLTLGGSYRFGKGVNFYPAPGLAPFSATTAGGELELTLRPTSQLLVSQVYLYSRLGTHGESLPSSLADALALRRATVSIFNNHLLRTKVNYQFTRELSLRTIIDYTAVLPNPSLVRAEREKRVAVDILVTYLVNPWTALYVGYTDHWENIGLDPTSPGGLRRLGAPTRSTGRQVFVKFSYLFRF; this comes from the coding sequence ATGGTAAGTCGAAGCTTGATCTTTGCGTTTCTCCTGATGCTCTTGCTTGGTGCGATCATAAAAGGATTCGCTCAAGCAGAACGTCCACGCCTGCGCCTCTCTCGCGTTTCATCCCCTCCACGGTTGGAAGAGTACCTGCAAGGGGTGAGGAACGCGGGCGAGGTGTGCGTGTCCGATTTTCGCCAGCGGGAACCGGGAGACGGAATTCCCGTCAGCTTGGAGACGACGGCTTGCCTCTCCTACGATCAGCACCATCTCTACGTCGTCTTCATCTGCAAAGATGATCCGGCGAAAGTTCGCGCGCGCCTCTCTCGACGCGAAGCGATCTTAGAAGACGACCTGGTGGGGGTGACTCTAGACACATTTCAAGATCGGCGTCGGGCCTATCTCTTCCTCGCCAATCCTTTGGGCATTCAGGCCGATGGGATTGTGGGAGAAGGGCAGGAAGATGATATGAGCTTCGATACGCTCTGGTACTCCGAAGGTCGGCTGACGGAAGACGGTTTCATCGTCCGGATGGCCATTCCCTTCCGCAGCCTTCGATTCCCCGCGACGCGAACGCAAACGTGGGGGATCGCGCTCGGACGAATCATCCCACGTCTCAATGAACAAGCGTTCTGGCCCTATATCACCCGGCGCGTGGCCGGGTTCCTTCAACAATTGGCGACGTTGGAAGGACTGGAAGACATCTCGCCGGGACGCAATTGGCAGTTCATCCCCTACGGAGCGTTCGCCGCCGCTCGATTCCTGGATTCAGGTCGGGCGAATGCACCCGCCTGGCGAGCGGAGATCGAAGGACGAGGAGGAATGGATGCTAAGTTCATCTTACGCGACGCCTTCACGCTCGATCTCACGGTGAATCCCGATTTCAGTCAGGTCGAATCCGATGATCCGCAAGTAACGCTCAATCAACGGTTCGAGGTCTTCTTCCCGGAAAAGCGCCCGTTTTTCCTGGAAAATGCCGGCTTCTTCCAGACATTGGAGAACCTCTTCTTCTCCCGCCGGATCGTTGACCCTCAATTCGGCGCGCGGATGACGGGGAAGGCGGGACGTTGGGCTCTTGGCGCGCTCGCCATTGACGATCGGGCTCCAGGCAAGCGCGTCGCTCCTACTGATCCCAGATATGGCCAGCGAGCCGCCATTGGCGTCCTGCGCGTGCAACGGGAATTCGCCGAACAATCGAGCGTCGGCGTCCTCTTCACGCGCCGGTCCTTCCTGTCGCAGTCCAACAGTGTCCTGGCCCTCGATACATTGCTTCGAATGGGTCGGAATTGGACGTTCACCGGTCAGATCATGCAGAGTTTCACCCATCGCGATGGTCGGCGATTCTCCGGTCCCGCCTATTCGCTCGATCTCTCGTACTCGGGGCGGCACTTCTTCTATTCCGGAGAGTATGTGGATCGCAGCCCGCGATTTCATACGCAGCTCGGCTTCATCCGCCGTGTGGACGTGCGGCAGATGGAACATTTCGTCCGATACCGCTGGTTCCGCGAGGGGAAACGCTTGCAGAGCTTCGGACCGAACATCTTCACCCTTGCGAATTGGGATCGGCGTGGTCGTCTTCAAGATTGGGTCATCAGCAATGGGTTCCAGGTGCAGTTCGCCGGACCAACGGAGATCTCCTTCCGCCGTTCGGAGTCGTTCGAGCTGTTTCGCGATCTGGGATTTCGGAAACATGAGACGTCGCTTAGCGCTGCGACCGCGTGGCTCCGATGGCTCACCCTCGGAGGAAGTTATCGCTTCGGAAAGGGGGTCAATTTTTATCCTGCGCCCGGATTGGCTCCCTTCTCCGCGACCACAGCCGGTGGGGAATTGGAGCTGACCCTTCGACCCACCTCGCAACTTTTGGTGAGTCAGGTCTATCTCTACAGCCGCTTGGGCACGCACGGCGAATCCTTGCCCTCATCACTGGCGGACGCGCTTGCGTTGCGCCGGGCGACCGTCAGCATCTTCAACAACCACTTGCTTCGCACAAAGGTGAACTATCAATTCACCCGGGAACTGTCGCTGCGAACGATCATCGATTATACGGCCGTGCTCCCGAATCCCTCTCTGGTGCGGGCGGAGCGAGAGAAGCGAGTCGCCGTGGACATCTTGGTCACATATCTCGTTAATCCCTGGACGGCGCTCTATGTGGGATACACGGATCACTGGGAGAACATTGGTCTCGACCCGACTTCCCCAGGAGGACTTCGACGCCTCGGCGCGCCCACGCGTTCGACCGGACGGCAAGTCTTCGTGAAGTTCAGCTACCTCTTCCGATTCTGA
- the pyrF gene encoding orotidine-5'-phosphate decarboxylase, whose translation MRPMREKNEKLEPKDRVILALDVSTAEAALRLVEETGGLVGMYKIGSQLFTAAGPDLVRTLLQRGERVFLDLKFHDIPTTVARAGIEATRLGVSMFTVHALGGEPMMRAVVEAVADFCARESIAQPRILAVTVLTSLGAEDLVKVGLRDEPEQIAIALARLAHACGVGGVVASAWEVARIREVVPHREFAIVVPGIRPAGASAHDQRRSATPQEAIRAGADYLVLGRPVFESACPREVLEDILRELSLGAFG comes from the coding sequence ATGAGGCCGATGAGGGAGAAGAACGAGAAGCTTGAGCCGAAAGATCGCGTGATCCTCGCCCTCGACGTCTCGACGGCAGAGGCGGCTCTGCGCCTCGTCGAAGAGACGGGAGGATTGGTCGGCATGTACAAGATCGGGAGCCAACTCTTCACAGCCGCTGGGCCAGATCTCGTTCGCACGCTCCTTCAGCGGGGAGAGCGCGTGTTCCTCGATCTCAAGTTTCACGACATTCCGACGACGGTCGCGCGTGCTGGGATCGAAGCGACGCGCCTAGGCGTCAGTATGTTTACCGTTCACGCTCTTGGTGGTGAACCGATGATGCGAGCTGTCGTTGAAGCTGTTGCAGATTTCTGCGCGCGCGAATCCATTGCGCAGCCACGCATCCTCGCCGTGACTGTGTTGACGAGCTTGGGGGCTGAGGATCTGGTGAAGGTAGGCCTGCGCGACGAGCCTGAACAAATCGCCATCGCCCTAGCGCGCCTGGCCCATGCATGTGGCGTGGGAGGCGTCGTCGCTTCCGCGTGGGAGGTTGCGCGGATTCGCGAAGTCGTTCCCCATCGGGAATTCGCAATTGTCGTTCCCGGGATTCGTCCTGCAGGCGCTTCTGCGCACGACCAACGGCGCTCAGCGACACCGCAAGAGGCCATCCGAGCAGGAGCGGATTATCTCGTCCTCGGTCGTCCGGTCTTCGAGAGCGCTTGTCCACGAGAAGTCTTAGAGGACATCTTGCGAGAGCTGTCCCTGGGAGCTTTCGGCTAG